One window of Treponema denticola genomic DNA carries:
- a CDS encoding Fe-S-containing hydro-lyase yields MSEMKKLTTPFTREDLKDVKAGDIVLLNGYIYTGRDAAHKRLCELLEKGEKLPIDVKGAVMYYVGPSPAKPGEPIGSAGPTTSYRMDAYTPQLLDEGLMAMVGKGKRNDEVVAKIIEHGACYFAAIGGAAALIKSRIKSAEVICYEDLGAEAVRKLYVEDFPVTCIIDSKGNNLYKLGREEYLKSLN; encoded by the coding sequence ATGTCTGAGATGAAAAAACTTACAACACCATTTACAAGGGAAGATTTAAAAGATGTTAAGGCCGGAGATATTGTTTTATTGAACGGCTATATTTATACAGGAAGAGATGCAGCTCACAAACGCCTATGCGAACTTTTAGAAAAGGGAGAAAAACTCCCCATAGATGTAAAGGGGGCTGTCATGTACTATGTAGGGCCTAGCCCTGCAAAGCCCGGAGAGCCCATAGGTTCTGCAGGGCCTACAACCAGTTACAGAATGGATGCCTACACGCCTCAGCTTTTAGATGAGGGGCTTATGGCTATGGTCGGAAAAGGAAAAAGAAACGATGAGGTAGTTGCAAAAATAATCGAACATGGAGCTTGTTATTTTGCTGCCATCGGAGGAGCCGCTGCCTTGATTAAAAGCCGAATTAAATCGGCCGAAGTTATCTGCTATGAAGATTTGGGAGCTGAAGCTGTCCGGAAGCTCTATGTTGAAGATTTTCCTGTAACCTGCATAATCGATTCTAAGGGGAACAACCTTTATAAACTGGGACGCGAAGAATACTTAAAAAGCCTAAATTAA
- a CDS encoding citrate lyase ligase: protein MTNLQKINLELKSQKEKFTALLKENGLIADSLESVYGIFDEADNLAACGGREKNILKCFAVKDEFKGIGLTDEILSALLKDAYGEGYKFFFIFTKRSSVSFFTGAGFINLASSDDSSLLYRGEKTVEEVLKNELFPYCPDGIPYGISDEGNAAIVMNANPFTLGHRYLIEKALDYCGSKSRLFVFAVETDKSFFSFNDRFMLIKKNTEDLKNVVVLPSSQFLISGATFPSYFLKEKSLISKNQTQLDARIFLKYFVPLFNIKIRFLGEEPLDPSTEIYNQTLLNELPPQCEVKIIERKKTQNQQIISATQVRKAFQNNSLEDVRSFLPETTYNFLRSLKQKD, encoded by the coding sequence ATGACTAATTTACAAAAAATTAACCTAGAGCTTAAAAGTCAAAAAGAAAAATTTACAGCTCTTTTAAAAGAAAATGGCCTTATTGCGGACTCCCTTGAAAGTGTTTACGGCATTTTTGATGAAGCCGACAATTTGGCCGCCTGCGGAGGGCGGGAAAAAAATATCTTAAAATGCTTTGCCGTAAAAGATGAATTTAAGGGCATCGGTCTTACCGACGAGATTTTATCGGCCCTCTTAAAAGACGCTTACGGAGAAGGTTATAAGTTCTTTTTTATATTTACAAAAAGATCAAGCGTTTCTTTTTTTACGGGGGCAGGTTTTATAAACTTAGCCTCATCGGATGATTCTTCCTTATTATACAGGGGAGAAAAAACCGTAGAGGAGGTTTTAAAGAATGAGCTCTTTCCTTATTGCCCTGACGGTATACCTTACGGTATAAGCGATGAGGGAAATGCAGCCATAGTTATGAATGCAAATCCCTTTACCCTCGGCCACAGATATTTAATAGAAAAAGCCTTAGACTATTGCGGAAGCAAGAGCCGCCTTTTTGTTTTTGCCGTTGAGACAGACAAAAGTTTTTTTTCTTTTAATGACCGTTTTATGCTTATCAAAAAAAATACGGAAGACTTAAAAAATGTAGTAGTGCTTCCTTCATCTCAATTTTTAATAAGCGGAGCGACATTTCCGTCCTATTTTTTAAAAGAAAAAAGTTTAATAAGCAAAAATCAAACTCAGCTTGATGCAAGGATATTTTTAAAATATTTTGTACCTCTTTTTAATATTAAAATCCGCTTTTTGGGAGAAGAACCATTAGATCCGAGTACCGAAATATATAATCAAACTCTATTGAATGAGCTTCCTCCTCAATGTGAGGTAAAAATAATTGAGCGTAAAAAAACTCAAAATCAGCAAATCATTTCCGCAACGCAAGTTCGAAAGGCATTTCAAAATAATAGTCTTGAAGATGTCCGATCCTTTTTACCCGAAACTACTTATAATTTTTTAAGGTCTTTAAAACAAAAAGACTAA
- the citX gene encoding citrate lyase holo-[acyl-carrier protein] synthase gives MSLSLLEKREKTDSFEKELLSRFPFKTLVVIRANIPGGKKGSIESNWIVYRIFLECKKKMAPIKIFHSYTDEEGLIFFLIVDAPPLEVKALSIKIEDDESLGRLADIDVLTAEKLFSRNDFPQNNKRRKCFLCEKDAVICARSRAHSQKEIMNFILKKVHEDWSNNGDIFELLGNLTESSLLAELCRPLGFGCVTANSQGSHKDMDFLLMLECIPLIGNAIKNLSEKDCESFEALREYGKKQEKKLFDLTGGVNTYKGALFLLLILNACTFRIIKEKKTFTDLSKEIADFSLPLKKDFELRACSPSSLQAFNNLGSGGVRGLALSGFAEHFQNWLPLYKKTFSEGGDFVKIIVKMIESTCDTTIIKRKGEKALLDVQKKAQELLCIKDKPAQETSIKEFSAWCEKNNISTGGTADKIIILYNLALIREIFV, from the coding sequence ATGAGTTTATCCTTATTGGAAAAAAGAGAAAAAACCGACTCCTTTGAAAAAGAGCTTTTAAGCCGTTTTCCTTTTAAAACACTTGTAGTAATCAGGGCCAATATTCCGGGCGGAAAAAAGGGCTCAATCGAATCGAATTGGATTGTATACCGCATTTTTTTGGAATGTAAAAAAAAGATGGCCCCTATAAAAATTTTTCATTCCTATACTGATGAAGAAGGCTTAATCTTTTTTTTGATTGTAGATGCTCCGCCCTTGGAAGTAAAAGCCTTGAGCATAAAAATTGAAGATGATGAATCCCTTGGCCGTCTTGCCGATATTGATGTTTTAACTGCGGAAAAACTTTTTTCGCGTAATGATTTTCCCCAAAATAATAAGAGGCGGAAATGTTTTTTATGCGAAAAAGATGCCGTGATCTGTGCGAGAAGCCGTGCTCATTCCCAAAAAGAAATAATGAATTTTATCTTAAAAAAAGTTCATGAAGATTGGTCTAACAATGGGGATATTTTTGAGCTTTTGGGTAATTTAACCGAAAGCTCCCTACTTGCAGAGCTTTGCCGTCCATTGGGCTTCGGCTGTGTTACGGCTAATTCTCAAGGCTCCCACAAGGATATGGATTTTTTACTCATGCTTGAATGTATTCCCCTGATAGGGAATGCAATTAAAAATTTAAGCGAAAAAGATTGCGAATCCTTTGAGGCCTTGCGTGAGTATGGAAAAAAACAAGAAAAAAAACTGTTCGATTTAACGGGCGGGGTAAACACCTATAAGGGGGCCTTATTTTTGCTTCTTATCTTAAATGCCTGCACATTCCGTATAATAAAAGAAAAAAAAACTTTCACCGATTTAAGCAAAGAAATTGCAGACTTTTCTCTTCCCTTAAAAAAAGATTTTGAGCTTAGAGCCTGCTCCCCGTCTTCTTTACAAGCCTTTAATAATTTAGGGAGCGGGGGAGTGAGGGGCTTAGCCCTTTCAGGCTTTGCAGAACACTTTCAAAATTGGCTTCCCCTCTATAAAAAAACTTTTTCGGAAGGCGGGGACTTTGTAAAAATTATTGTTAAGATGATTGAAAGCACCTGCGACACTACAATTATAAAACGCAAGGGCGAAAAAGCCCTACTTGATGTACAAAAAAAAGCTCAAGAATTGCTTTGTATAAAGGATAAACCGGCCCAAGAAACTTCTATAAAGGAATTCTCGGCATGGTGCGAAAAAAACAATATCTCCACTGGCGGCACCGCCGATAAGATTATCATTTTGTATAATCTGGCACTGATAAGGGAGATTTTTGTTTGA
- a CDS encoding SoxR reducing system RseC family protein, producing MQRYGIVTSVWTDKNNVEKINIDLDNSKTENACSIKQKDCYAVKSCATCGGCGFAGKNKEKGLLAVSGNKITALNNSGKNLKKGDFVIVEIKETQTRIQTLSSVIIPLLLAFVFSLSSYLIFYTEKAIVGGLFLGLLTGTALAFLLKNKMGDRALPQIISSL from the coding sequence TTGCAAAGATACGGAATAGTTACGTCAGTGTGGACTGATAAAAACAATGTAGAAAAGATAAACATAGATTTGGATAATTCAAAGACCGAAAATGCCTGCTCCATAAAACAAAAAGATTGTTATGCGGTAAAAAGCTGTGCAACTTGCGGAGGCTGCGGTTTTGCCGGTAAAAACAAGGAAAAGGGGCTTTTGGCAGTCAGCGGAAATAAGATTACTGCTTTAAACAATAGCGGAAAAAATTTAAAAAAAGGAGACTTCGTTATTGTAGAAATTAAGGAAACCCAAACACGGATTCAAACCCTCTCTTCTGTTATTATTCCCTTACTTTTAGCCTTTGTTTTCAGTTTGAGCTCCTACCTTATTTTTTACACAGAAAAAGCCATTGTAGGAGGGCTTTTTTTAGGGCTTTTAACAGGAACTGCCCTAGCCTTTTTATTAAAAAATAAAATGGGAGATAGGGCCCTGCCTCAAATAATAAGCAGCCTATAG
- a CDS encoding TIGR00282 family metallophosphoesterase, translating to MNILYIAEITGKAGVWLVKTQLSNLKEKYKADFVIANANSATGSGGLGKQHAVYLKKLGIDCITSGDLIFQKKDLVDDLPKTPHVLRPFNLPSESPGNGWKIFNLKPNKKIAVVSVIGRIGHHKIMAENPFTETEKLVSRLKEEADIIFVDFSSFATAEKQALGFLLSGKVSALIGSGTRVQTADECILENKTAYITDAGRTGSLNSVGGYAIEDKIREYRTCLPDFGKDAWARPVLQGLFIKTDDEGNAIEIKRIFEESELCKDTE from the coding sequence ATGAATATTTTATATATTGCCGAAATTACAGGCAAGGCCGGTGTATGGCTTGTAAAAACACAACTTTCAAATTTAAAAGAAAAATATAAGGCCGATTTTGTTATTGCTAATGCAAATTCGGCTACGGGCTCGGGTGGGCTTGGAAAACAGCATGCCGTCTACTTAAAAAAACTCGGTATCGACTGTATCACTTCAGGAGATTTAATCTTTCAAAAAAAAGACTTGGTAGATGACCTTCCTAAAACGCCCCATGTGCTACGCCCCTTTAATTTGCCGTCGGAATCTCCCGGCAACGGATGGAAGATTTTTAATTTAAAACCGAACAAAAAAATAGCCGTCGTTTCAGTCATCGGCAGAATAGGACATCACAAAATAATGGCTGAAAACCCCTTTACTGAAACCGAAAAACTTGTTTCCAGATTAAAAGAAGAAGCGGATATCATCTTTGTAGATTTTTCCTCTTTTGCAACTGCCGAAAAACAAGCCCTAGGCTTTTTGCTTTCAGGCAAGGTTTCAGCCCTGATCGGATCGGGAACAAGGGTGCAGACAGCCGATGAGTGTATTTTAGAAAATAAAACCGCCTACATAACGGATGCAGGCAGAACAGGAAGCCTTAATTCAGTCGGCGGATATGCGATTGAAGATAAAATAAGGGAATACCGTACCTGCCTTCCCGATTTCGGAAAAGACGCTTGGGCACGCCCCGTCCTTCAAGGCCTTTTTATCAAAACCGATGATGAGGGGAACGCAATAGAAATAAAAAGAATTTTTGAGGAGTCGGAACTTTGCAAAGATACGGAATAG
- a CDS encoding tetratricopeptide repeat protein translates to MQESAQFFNDTGVSMSMQGFHNEAIACLKKGLALEPDNSLMWLNLGLSYYAAKRQNDSKFALFQSLKYNPYEADAWDSLGLVLFETGDIDQAERAFESAIKLEPENGRVWNNYGTVLFNKENYRAARRAFESAVTLDPEMGDAVFNLRDTYLELGMNDLAERCNKILKEMDYQE, encoded by the coding sequence ATGCAAGAATCGGCTCAATTTTTTAATGATACGGGAGTGAGCATGTCTATGCAGGGCTTTCACAATGAAGCTATAGCCTGCTTAAAAAAAGGGCTTGCCCTTGAACCCGATAACAGCCTGATGTGGCTCAACCTAGGTTTGAGCTACTATGCCGCTAAAAGACAAAACGACAGTAAGTTTGCTCTTTTTCAGTCCTTAAAATACAATCCCTATGAGGCTGACGCTTGGGATTCATTAGGGCTTGTTTTATTTGAAACGGGAGACATCGATCAGGCAGAAAGAGCCTTTGAAAGCGCTATAAAACTGGAGCCCGAAAACGGAAGGGTTTGGAATAATTACGGAACGGTTTTATTTAATAAAGAAAACTATAGGGCTGCACGGAGAGCCTTTGAATCGGCCGTTACACTTGACCCTGAAATGGGGGATGCGGTTTTTAACTTGCGTGATACCTATCTTGAATTGGGAATGAATGATTTGGCTGAAAGATGCAATAAAATTTTAAAAGAAATGGATTATCAAGAATAA
- a CDS encoding polyprenyl synthetase family protein — protein MMELKNRLEHIEKTLDCFLPEKITSSWISQSFGELAYGLPDGFFLNIINPVRDLVKRGGKRWRPLLCVLSCELAEGDPERAYPLTPLIEFCHTASLVHDDIEDKSDTRRGAPAAHIKYGLDTALNSASWLYFEALNPLINYEVSESVRAEIYSFYSQNLRRLHLGQSMDIGWHSNPDIIPSVDEYITMISLKTGSLAKLAGELGFIAAGKPINEVIEYGKLMTDMGIGFQILDDVKNITEGNAGKRRGDDIVEGKKSLPLIFYIEENPEGTEKIKLLFKQAAKEGIESPAVEASISAICSSKAVKRAEDYGKKIVEASLIKLQNNYKQNEAKELIFDLFNTILR, from the coding sequence ATGATGGAATTAAAAAATAGGCTTGAACATATCGAAAAAACTCTCGATTGTTTTTTGCCTGAAAAAATAACTTCTTCCTGGATTTCTCAAAGTTTCGGCGAATTAGCTTACGGCTTGCCGGACGGCTTTTTTTTGAATATCATCAATCCTGTAAGGGATTTGGTAAAACGCGGAGGAAAAAGGTGGAGACCCCTTCTATGCGTTCTTTCATGCGAACTTGCAGAAGGCGATCCCGAAAGAGCCTACCCCCTTACCCCCCTCATCGAATTTTGTCATACGGCAAGCCTCGTCCATGACGATATAGAGGATAAATCCGATACCCGCAGAGGGGCTCCTGCGGCTCACATAAAATACGGGCTTGATACGGCTTTAAATTCCGCCTCATGGCTTTATTTTGAAGCCCTTAATCCCCTGATAAATTATGAAGTTTCAGAATCCGTAAGGGCCGAAATATACTCGTTTTACTCGCAAAATTTAAGAAGGCTTCATTTAGGGCAGTCTATGGACATAGGCTGGCATTCAAATCCCGATATAATTCCGTCAGTCGACGAATACATAACTATGATAAGCCTAAAAACGGGCTCTCTTGCAAAGTTGGCAGGAGAATTAGGCTTTATAGCTGCCGGTAAACCTATAAATGAGGTTATAGAATACGGAAAACTTATGACCGATATGGGTATAGGTTTTCAGATCTTGGACGATGTAAAAAATATTACCGAAGGCAACGCCGGTAAAAGGCGGGGCGATGACATAGTTGAAGGCAAAAAAAGCCTTCCTCTAATTTTTTATATTGAAGAAAATCCTGAAGGTACCGAAAAAATAAAGCTTTTATTTAAACAGGCTGCAAAGGAAGGCATAGAATCTCCAGCAGTCGAAGCCTCGATTTCGGCTATTTGTTCTTCAAAGGCTGTAAAAAGGGCAGAAGATTACGGCAAAAAAATTGTAGAAGCTTCATTGATAAAGCTTCAAAATAATTACAAACAAAACGAAGCAAAAGAACTTATCTTCGATTTGTTTAACACGATATTGAGGTAG